Proteins from a single region of Hymenobacter aquaticus:
- a CDS encoding DNA/RNA non-specific endonuclease translates to MPRLLFVFSAALLACSQQSETTRPPLPAGPPAIPVQSSRPAQAGAGVIETFEAGGKGAYSTADETLATGSWHFEDALIGSSDQDHKNGQHAARLRNQGRLRMNFDAPAGVRSIRISAAAYGDDAASTWELWGSLDGGRTFRRIGQPVRTQGPRLAVNTFAGGTTDKLRLEIRKTGGSGRLNIDDIRLETTAAGVASPAGAAPVVSGGNPPGPGTSLPPATTRQATAVVTSRDDNMALGNPSGATSSLSSPTNYLLVKPQFTIGYNANRGTPTWVSWHLNRAWMGSAPRQDDFRPDPALPREFYQVTMRSYAGSGFDKGHNCPSADRTADLDDNSATFLMSNMIPQAPNNNQRTWSSLEEWGRTQVSRGQEIYVIMGSYGKGGTGAKGFMTTLDGGHVTVPARVWKVLVILPEGSDDINRIATQARILAIDTPNDNAVSPDWSQYRVSVDAIENATGLDLLSKLPLDVQARLEAQVDKGPTR, encoded by the coding sequence ATGCCACGTCTTCTGTTTGTGTTTTCCGCCGCCCTGCTGGCCTGCTCGCAGCAATCCGAAACCACCCGCCCCCCCCTGCCCGCCGGGCCGCCGGCCATTCCGGTCCAGAGCAGCCGCCCGGCCCAGGCTGGGGCGGGCGTAATCGAGACCTTCGAGGCGGGCGGCAAAGGCGCCTACTCCACCGCCGATGAAACCCTGGCCACCGGCAGCTGGCACTTCGAGGACGCGCTGATCGGCTCGTCGGACCAGGACCACAAAAACGGGCAGCACGCCGCCCGCCTGCGCAACCAGGGCCGCCTGCGCATGAATTTCGACGCCCCGGCCGGGGTGCGCAGCATCCGCATCAGCGCCGCGGCCTACGGCGACGACGCGGCCAGCACCTGGGAGCTGTGGGGCAGCCTCGACGGGGGCCGCACGTTTCGCCGCATCGGGCAGCCGGTGCGCACCCAGGGGCCGCGCCTGGCGGTGAACACCTTCGCCGGGGGCACCACCGACAAGCTGCGGCTGGAAATCCGCAAGACTGGCGGCAGCGGCCGGCTTAACATCGACGACATCCGGCTCGAAACCACGGCGGCCGGCGTAGCTAGTCCTGCGGGTGCCGCGCCCGTGGTGAGCGGCGGCAACCCGCCCGGCCCGGGCACGTCGTTGCCGCCGGCTACCACCCGCCAGGCCACGGCCGTCGTCACCAGCCGCGACGATAATATGGCCCTGGGCAACCCCAGCGGGGCGACCAGCAGCCTGAGCAGCCCCACGAACTACCTGCTGGTCAAGCCCCAGTTTACCATCGGCTACAACGCCAACCGCGGCACGCCGACCTGGGTGAGCTGGCACCTGAACCGCGCCTGGATGGGCTCGGCGCCCCGGCAGGACGACTTCCGGCCCGACCCGGCCCTGCCCCGCGAGTTTTACCAGGTCACGATGCGCAGCTACGCCGGCTCGGGCTTCGACAAGGGCCACAACTGCCCCTCGGCCGACCGCACCGCCGACCTGGACGACAACTCGGCCACGTTTCTGATGAGCAACATGATTCCGCAGGCGCCCAACAACAACCAGCGCACCTGGAGCAGCCTCGAGGAATGGGGCCGCACCCAGGTGAGCCGGGGCCAGGAAATCTACGTCATCATGGGCAGCTACGGCAAGGGCGGCACCGGGGCCAAAGGCTTCATGACCACCCTCGACGGCGGCCACGTGACGGTGCCGGCCCGGGTGTGGAAGGTGCTGGTAATCCTGCCCGAGGGCTCGGACGATATTAACCGCATTGCCACCCAGGCCCGCATCCTGGCCATCGACACGCCCAACGACAACGCGGTAAGCCCCGACTGGAGCCAGTACCGCGTGTCGGTCGACGCCATTGAAAACGCCACCGGCCTGGATTTGCTCAGCAAGCTCCCCCTGGACGTGCAGGCCCGCCTGGAAGCCCAGGTAGACAAGGGCCCGACGCGGTAA
- a CDS encoding glycoside hydrolase family 2 TIM barrel-domain containing protein produces the protein MKPYLLLLPLLALATTAPAQTGPIKVEVRQAAGRYELLRGGQPYFIKGAGGGQFPDRVKAYGGNSLRTWDTESAAQVLAEANRNGLTVMVGLDVARERHGFDYNDPAAVARQVEKIKAEVLKYKDNPAVLFWGIGNELNLEYTNPKVWDAVQQIAQMIHEVDPNHPTSTVLAGLNQKEADFIKARCPAVDILSINTYAGLAEIPQQVRAVGWTGPYVVAEWGPTGHWESPVTPWKASVEETSSQKAAVYKSRYEASVQKDKTQCLGTYVFLWGQKQERTPTWYGIFTEDGKESEVVDVMQYLWSGKWPRNRAPHLASFMLNGKQATDNVYLAPGQSVPVAAVVSDPDKDPLTYRYELLPESTDLKTGGDRESRPTAIPGRVPASAKGQTTLKAPTQEGAYRLFVYAYDGKDNVATANIPFYVKGK, from the coding sequence ATGAAACCCTACCTCCTCTTGCTCCCCCTGCTGGCCCTTGCCACCACCGCCCCGGCCCAGACCGGCCCCATAAAGGTGGAAGTTCGCCAGGCCGCCGGCCGCTACGAGCTGCTGCGCGGCGGCCAGCCCTACTTTATCAAGGGTGCCGGCGGCGGGCAGTTTCCTGACCGGGTGAAGGCCTACGGCGGCAACTCCCTGCGCACCTGGGACACCGAAAGCGCCGCCCAGGTGCTGGCCGAGGCCAACCGGAACGGCCTCACGGTGATGGTGGGCCTCGACGTGGCCCGGGAGCGGCACGGCTTCGACTACAACGACCCCGCGGCCGTGGCCCGGCAGGTGGAGAAAATCAAGGCTGAGGTGCTCAAGTACAAGGACAATCCGGCGGTGCTGTTCTGGGGCATCGGCAACGAGCTGAACCTGGAGTACACCAACCCCAAAGTCTGGGACGCGGTGCAGCAGATTGCCCAGATGATTCACGAAGTCGACCCCAACCACCCCACCAGCACCGTGCTGGCCGGCCTGAATCAGAAGGAAGCCGACTTCATCAAGGCCCGGTGTCCGGCCGTGGATATTCTGAGCATCAACACCTACGCCGGCCTGGCCGAAATTCCGCAGCAGGTGCGCGCCGTGGGCTGGACGGGCCCCTACGTGGTGGCCGAGTGGGGCCCCACCGGCCACTGGGAAAGCCCCGTCACGCCCTGGAAAGCCTCGGTGGAGGAAACCAGCAGCCAGAAAGCCGCCGTGTATAAGAGCCGCTACGAGGCCTCGGTGCAGAAAGACAAAACCCAGTGCCTGGGCACCTACGTGTTTTTGTGGGGCCAGAAGCAGGAACGCACGCCCACTTGGTACGGCATCTTCACCGAGGATGGCAAGGAGTCGGAAGTGGTAGACGTGATGCAGTACCTCTGGAGCGGCAAGTGGCCCAGGAACCGCGCCCCGCACCTGGCCAGCTTTATGCTGAACGGCAAACAGGCCACCGACAACGTGTACCTGGCGCCCGGCCAAAGCGTGCCCGTGGCGGCCGTCGTATCGGACCCCGACAAGGACCCGCTGACCTACCGCTACGAGCTGCTGCCGGAAAGCACCGACCTGAAAACCGGCGGCGACCGGGAAAGCCGCCCCACGGCCATTCCGGGCCGGGTGCCGGCCAGCGCCAAGGGCCAGACGACCCTGAAGGCCCCGACCCAGGAAGGCGCCTACCGGCTATTCGTGTACGCCTACGACGGCAAGGACAACGTAGCCACGGCTAATATTCCGTTTTATGTGAAGGGCAAGTAG
- a CDS encoding DUF6896 domain-containing protein — MQERYLFPETETLPRPEQLAGLLREYREVGIRYTALPQGYLDALSGTLENHTIQDRNSRLGGVIVIIPAVSTASILARKDAVYACAKVFRQQAFQLMNPLLEALAIPPDKRNDWRELMQTKMAHIRRGQARGQLGAEWTYFLHGFECRFENGKTGQVVEVIINNCPEFGCLDAWFFLQYINTTEQFAGLREWLGNEYENAKKVLTILARQDVLKHYGSARDDRNLFAD; from the coding sequence ATGCAGGAACGCTACTTGTTTCCCGAAACTGAAACCCTGCCCCGGCCCGAACAACTGGCGGGCTTACTGCGGGAGTATCGGGAAGTGGGCATCAGGTACACAGCCCTGCCCCAGGGCTACCTGGACGCGCTTTCTGGAACGCTGGAGAATCATACCATTCAGGACCGGAATTCCCGGCTTGGCGGAGTCATTGTCATCATTCCGGCCGTTTCCACTGCCAGCATTCTGGCCCGAAAAGATGCTGTTTACGCCTGCGCTAAGGTATTCCGGCAACAGGCGTTTCAGTTGATGAATCCGCTGCTCGAAGCCTTGGCCATTCCCCCGGATAAGCGGAACGACTGGCGGGAGTTGATGCAAACCAAAATGGCCCACATCCGGCGCGGGCAAGCCAGAGGGCAACTCGGTGCCGAATGGACCTATTTCCTGCACGGCTTCGAGTGCCGGTTTGAGAATGGGAAGACTGGTCAGGTAGTCGAAGTCATTATCAATAACTGTCCGGAATTCGGGTGCCTGGATGCCTGGTTTTTCCTGCAGTACATCAATACCACCGAGCAGTTTGCCGGGCTGCGCGAGTGGCTGGGTAACGAGTATGAAAACGCCAAAAAGGTGCTTACCATTCTGGCGAGGCAGGATGTACTGAAGCACTACGGTTCAGCCCGTGATGATAGAAACCTATTTGCCGACTAA
- a CDS encoding GNAT family N-acetyltransferase: MSFTLRPWRPDDLASLVSYANNPEIARFMTDQFPHPFTEEKGRGFISMATSHSPQRIFAIEVDGQAAGGIGLHPQTDVQCKNAELGYWLAQPFWGRGIITEAIREVVDYGFQTFDITRIFARPYGTNIGSRRALEKAGFVLEGQFEKTLFKNGEFLDELVYAVRRRG, translated from the coding sequence ATGTCCTTTACCCTCCGCCCCTGGCGCCCCGACGACCTGGCCAGCCTCGTCAGCTACGCCAACAACCCGGAAATTGCCCGGTTCATGACCGACCAGTTTCCCCACCCTTTCACCGAGGAAAAAGGCCGGGGCTTTATCAGCATGGCCACCAGCCACTCGCCCCAGCGCATCTTCGCCATTGAGGTGGATGGACAGGCCGCCGGCGGCATCGGCCTGCACCCCCAAACCGACGTGCAGTGCAAAAACGCCGAGCTGGGCTACTGGCTGGCCCAGCCGTTCTGGGGCCGGGGCATCATCACCGAGGCCATCCGCGAGGTTGTCGACTACGGCTTCCAGACCTTCGACATCACCCGCATCTTCGCCCGGCCCTACGGCACGAATATCGGCTCCCGCCGCGCCCTGGAAAAGGCCGGCTTCGTGCTCGAAGGCCAGTTTGAGAAGACCCTGTTCAAAAACGGCGAGTTTCTCGACGAGCTGGTCTACGCCGTGCGCCGCCGTGGATAG
- a CDS encoding lactonase family protein — protein MLSNPLRTRRAFLQRAALLAAGPLLAACAVGRLGRAERELLLYIGTYGPPEQDNIFLYRLHPRTGALTRVAGFRGGTKPGFLTLSADHRCLYAVQASLEFQGRSTGAVRAFGIDQGSGALSLLNEQPSEGAGPCYVSLTPNGRGLLVANYFGGTISALPVQPGGPLAPAVVVDQHQGTGPHKNQDRAHAHCILPDPAGRYALAVDLGTDQVLSYALSAETGLPQLPGKVAFVAQPGAGPRHLAFHPNGRWAYVVNELNSTVTALGYDAAQGTFAELHSVPTLPAGFAGANACADIHVSPNGRFVYASNRGHDSLAVFAIDQGSGHLRLVEHAGTQGKTPRNFALSPDGRLLLVANQNSNNIFSFRVDATTGRLTPTGFAAEVPAPVCLRLLPDFTKG, from the coding sequence ATGCTTTCGAACCCCCTCCGTACCCGCCGCGCTTTCCTGCAACGGGCCGCCCTGCTGGCCGCCGGGCCGCTGCTGGCCGCCTGCGCCGTGGGGCGCCTCGGTCGCGCCGAGCGGGAGCTGCTGCTCTACATCGGTACCTACGGCCCGCCCGAGCAGGACAATATCTTCCTCTACCGCCTGCACCCACGCACCGGGGCGCTGACCCGCGTGGCCGGCTTCCGGGGTGGCACCAAGCCCGGCTTTCTGACCCTTTCGGCCGACCACCGCTGCCTCTACGCCGTGCAGGCCAGCCTGGAGTTTCAGGGCCGCAGCACGGGCGCGGTGCGGGCGTTTGGCATCGACCAGGGCAGCGGCGCGCTGAGTTTGCTGAATGAGCAGCCCTCGGAAGGGGCGGGGCCGTGCTACGTGAGCCTGACGCCCAATGGCCGGGGCCTGCTGGTAGCCAATTACTTCGGCGGCACCATCAGCGCGTTGCCGGTGCAGCCTGGTGGGCCGCTAGCGCCGGCCGTGGTAGTGGATCAGCACCAGGGTACGGGGCCGCACAAAAACCAGGACCGCGCCCACGCCCACTGCATCCTGCCCGACCCCGCCGGCCGCTACGCCCTGGCCGTGGACCTGGGCACCGACCAAGTGCTGAGCTACGCGCTGAGTGCCGAAACGGGCCTGCCGCAGCTGCCGGGCAAGGTTGCCTTCGTGGCGCAGCCGGGGGCGGGGCCGCGCCACCTGGCGTTTCACCCCAACGGGCGCTGGGCCTACGTGGTCAACGAACTGAACTCCACCGTCACGGCCCTGGGCTACGACGCGGCCCAGGGCACGTTTGCCGAGTTGCACTCCGTGCCCACGCTGCCGGCGGGCTTTGCCGGGGCCAATGCCTGCGCCGACATTCACGTCTCACCCAACGGGCGCTTCGTGTACGCCTCCAACCGGGGGCACGACAGCCTGGCCGTCTTTGCCATCGACCAGGGCAGTGGGCACCTGCGCCTGGTAGAGCACGCCGGCACGCAGGGCAAAACGCCGCGCAACTTCGCCCTCTCGCCCGACGGCCGGCTGCTGCTGGTGGCCAACCAAAACTCCAACAACATCTTTTCCTTCCGCGTCGACGCCACAACCGGCCGGCTCACGCCCACGGGCTTTGCGGCCGAGGTGCCCGCGCCGGTGTGCCTGCGCCTGCTGCCCGACTTTACCAAGGGCTGA
- a CDS encoding GH92 family glycosyl hydrolase — translation MKLPFLPALLLASFPSLAQQKARPAENLVQYARPIIGTQKMGHTYPGATVPFGMVQLSPDTDTLLYAKDGKYNPDIYRYCAGYQYDDPTIVGFSHTHFSGTGHSDLGDFLVMPTTGPLQLNPGTAQKPEAGFRSRFSHQNETAEPAYYKVKLDDHNIGVELTATTRVGMHQYTFPKADQAHVILDLMAGIYNYEDKNAWTYVRVVNDSLITGYRQTNGWARTRTLYFAMAFSKPFKSYGFRNFSKKQVYRGFWGKFDQSKNFPEMAGEQLRAYFDFSTTEGEKIKVKMALSPVSQEGAVANMRAELPGWSFEQTRAQSQALWQQELSKVTIQSPKKDDKINFYTALYHTFLGPTVYQDADGQYRGLDQNNHRAEGFTNYTTFSLWDTYRALHPLFNLVQPRRNADMIQSMLAHYGQSPEHMLPVWSHHANENWCMIGYHSVSVIADAVLKGNAPFDANQALDACVATARHDSYDGVGFYRQLGFVPEDKNSSSVSKTLEYAYDDWCIAQLAQKLGRQDIYEEFSKRAQNYKNVYDQRIGFMRPRLADGSFRQEFDVLSTNNQGYIEGNSWNYSLYVPQDPKALIQLMGGPRRFTEHLDSLFTMHLPDRFFAETEDITRDGIIGNYVHGNEPAHHAAYLYNWTDQPWKTQQRVRMILPKMYRPTPDGLGGNDDCGQMSAWYVFSALGFYPVAPGSPEYALGSPAIHAATMTLENGKTFRITVKNQSDKNVYVKEARLNGQKLTRLFLQHQDIVNGGELVFLMAGKP, via the coding sequence ATGAAACTGCCGTTCCTTCCCGCTCTTCTTCTCGCGTCTTTTCCTAGCCTGGCCCAGCAGAAAGCCCGGCCCGCCGAAAACCTGGTGCAGTACGCCCGGCCCATCATCGGGACCCAGAAGATGGGCCACACCTACCCCGGGGCCACGGTGCCCTTCGGCATGGTGCAGCTCTCGCCCGATACCGACACGCTGCTCTACGCCAAGGACGGTAAGTATAACCCCGACATCTACCGCTACTGCGCCGGCTACCAGTACGACGACCCCACCATCGTGGGCTTCAGCCACACCCACTTCAGCGGCACCGGCCACTCCGACCTCGGCGACTTCCTGGTGATGCCCACCACGGGGCCCTTGCAGCTCAACCCCGGCACGGCCCAGAAGCCCGAAGCCGGCTTCCGCTCCCGCTTTTCCCACCAGAACGAAACCGCCGAGCCGGCCTACTACAAAGTGAAGCTCGACGACCACAACATCGGGGTCGAGCTGACGGCTACCACGCGCGTGGGTATGCACCAGTACACTTTCCCGAAAGCCGACCAGGCCCACGTCATCCTGGATCTGATGGCCGGCATCTACAACTACGAGGACAAGAACGCCTGGACCTACGTGCGCGTGGTCAACGACTCGCTCATTACCGGCTACCGCCAAACCAACGGCTGGGCCCGCACCCGCACGCTGTACTTCGCCATGGCTTTTTCCAAGCCGTTTAAGAGCTACGGCTTCCGCAACTTCTCCAAAAAGCAGGTCTACCGCGGCTTCTGGGGCAAGTTCGACCAAAGCAAGAACTTCCCCGAAATGGCCGGCGAGCAGCTACGCGCCTACTTCGACTTCAGCACTACCGAGGGCGAGAAAATCAAGGTAAAAATGGCCCTGTCGCCCGTCAGTCAGGAAGGGGCGGTGGCCAACATGCGGGCCGAGCTGCCGGGCTGGAGCTTCGAGCAGACCCGGGCCCAGAGCCAGGCCCTGTGGCAGCAGGAGCTGAGCAAAGTCACGATTCAGAGCCCGAAGAAGGACGACAAAATCAACTTCTACACGGCCCTCTACCACACCTTTCTGGGCCCCACCGTCTACCAGGACGCCGACGGGCAGTACCGGGGCCTCGACCAGAACAACCACCGGGCCGAGGGCTTTACCAACTACACCACCTTCTCGCTCTGGGACACTTACCGGGCCCTGCACCCGCTCTTCAACCTGGTGCAGCCCCGCCGCAACGCCGACATGATTCAAAGCATGCTGGCCCACTACGGCCAGAGCCCCGAGCACATGCTGCCCGTGTGGAGCCACCACGCCAACGAAAACTGGTGCATGATCGGCTACCACTCTGTCTCGGTCATTGCCGACGCCGTGCTCAAGGGCAACGCCCCCTTCGACGCCAACCAGGCCCTCGACGCCTGCGTCGCCACCGCCCGCCACGATTCCTACGACGGGGTGGGCTTCTACCGGCAGCTGGGCTTCGTGCCCGAAGACAAGAACTCGTCGTCGGTGAGCAAGACCCTGGAGTACGCCTACGACGACTGGTGCATTGCCCAACTGGCCCAGAAGCTCGGCCGCCAGGATATTTACGAGGAGTTCAGCAAGCGGGCCCAGAACTACAAAAACGTCTACGACCAGCGCATCGGCTTTATGCGCCCCCGCCTGGCCGACGGCTCGTTCCGCCAGGAGTTCGACGTGCTCAGCACCAACAACCAGGGCTACATCGAGGGCAACTCCTGGAACTACAGCCTCTACGTGCCCCAGGACCCTAAGGCGCTGATCCAGCTCATGGGCGGCCCCCGGCGCTTCACCGAGCACCTCGACTCGCTCTTTACCATGCACCTGCCCGACCGGTTCTTCGCCGAAACCGAGGACATCACCCGCGACGGAATCATCGGCAACTACGTGCACGGCAACGAGCCCGCCCACCACGCGGCCTACCTCTACAACTGGACCGACCAACCCTGGAAAACCCAGCAGCGGGTGCGGATGATCCTGCCCAAGATGTACCGCCCCACCCCCGACGGCCTGGGCGGCAACGACGACTGCGGGCAGATGTCGGCCTGGTACGTCTTCTCGGCCCTGGGCTTCTACCCCGTCGCCCCCGGCTCACCCGAGTACGCCCTGGGCAGCCCCGCCATCCACGCCGCCACCATGACGCTGGAGAACGGCAAAACCTTCCGCATCACGGTCAAAAACCAGAGCGACAAAAACGTGTATGTAAAAGAAGCCCGGCTCAACGGCCAAAAGCTGACCCGGCTGTTTCTCCAGCACCAGGATATCGTGAACGGCGGGGAGCTGGTGTTTTTGATGGCGGGCAAGCCGTAA
- a CDS encoding GNAT family N-acetyltransferase — protein MDSLTTPRLLLREMQPADAPGILALDSDPEVLRYVPGPLMQTLEEAAKVVQYVRQQYAQNGVGRWAVVRPDTGEFIGWCGIKLMNDHVVNGRTNYHDIGYRLLRRHWGQGYATEAAQASLRYAFDVLRLPEIHATAMQANVASCRILERLGLEKQGEFVQDNAPWNWYTLVNPDMPSGRK, from the coding sequence GTGGATAGCCTGACTACGCCCCGCCTGCTGCTGCGGGAAATGCAGCCCGCCGACGCGCCCGGCATCCTGGCCCTCGACTCCGACCCCGAAGTGCTGCGCTACGTACCCGGCCCGCTGATGCAGACGCTGGAAGAAGCCGCGAAAGTGGTGCAGTACGTGCGCCAGCAGTACGCGCAAAACGGCGTCGGCCGCTGGGCCGTGGTGCGCCCCGACACCGGAGAATTTATCGGCTGGTGCGGTATTAAGCTGATGAATGACCACGTCGTCAACGGCCGTACCAACTACCACGACATCGGCTACCGGCTGCTGCGCCGGCACTGGGGCCAGGGCTACGCCACCGAGGCCGCCCAGGCCAGCCTGCGCTACGCCTTCGACGTGCTGCGGCTGCCCGAAATCCACGCTACGGCCATGCAGGCAAACGTGGCCTCCTGCCGGATTCTGGAGCGGCTGGGTTTGGAGAAGCAGGGGGAGTTTGTGCAGGATAATGCCCCGTGGAACTGGTATACGCTGGTGAATCCGGACATGCCTTCTGGTAGAAAATAA